Proteins encoded in a region of the Chryseobacterium piperi genome:
- a CDS encoding DHH family phosphoesterase: protein MFTPAELLEIKTLLIPENKIVILTHYNPDGDAIGSSLGLKHYLQAKGIMAEVVVPNDFPKFLKWMPDAKKNIIAEYKRKFAFDLINEADVIFCLDFNSPSRIGILGDWLINAQAKKILIDHHQQPEPFDYVYSDTVIPATSQMIYHFIEAMNDEDLVNKDIAECLYTGIMTDTGGFRFRSTSATTHRIVANLIEKGADPSVITSNTWDTNTVSRLQLLALILGRIEVVNNGTVAVLYLTRKELKEYGFQKGDTEGFVNYGLSIVGVKMSAFFMEDLYEDFIKISFRSKGDVDVNQFSRKYFNGGGHINAAGGKSNESLPDTLVTFKARVAEENL from the coding sequence ATGTTTACACCTGCGGAACTTTTAGAAATCAAAACTCTCCTTATTCCTGAAAATAAAATAGTTATTCTTACCCACTATAATCCGGATGGAGATGCTATTGGTTCCAGTTTGGGACTGAAACATTACTTGCAGGCTAAAGGAATTATGGCAGAAGTTGTTGTCCCTAACGATTTCCCGAAATTCCTGAAATGGATGCCAGACGCAAAGAAAAATATTATTGCTGAGTATAAAAGAAAATTTGCATTCGATCTGATTAATGAAGCAGATGTAATCTTTTGTTTGGATTTTAATTCTCCGTCGAGAATTGGGATTTTAGGAGACTGGCTGATAAATGCCCAGGCAAAGAAAATTTTGATTGACCATCATCAGCAGCCTGAACCATTCGATTACGTTTATTCTGATACTGTTATTCCTGCAACTTCACAGATGATCTATCATTTCATTGAAGCAATGAATGATGAGGACTTGGTTAATAAAGATATTGCGGAATGTCTTTATACAGGAATTATGACGGATACCGGAGGATTCCGTTTTCGTTCCACCAGTGCTACTACGCATAGGATTGTAGCAAATCTGATTGAAAAAGGAGCTGACCCCTCTGTGATTACATCGAATACTTGGGATACGAATACCGTTTCTCGTTTACAGTTATTAGCTCTGATTCTGGGAAGGATAGAAGTTGTAAATAATGGTACTGTGGCTGTTTTGTATCTGACAAGAAAGGAGTTGAAGGAATATGGTTTCCAGAAAGGAGATACAGAAGGTTTTGTTAATTATGGATTAAGCATTGTGGGAGTGAAAATGTCTGCATTTTTTATGGAAGATCTGTATGAGGATTTTATTAAAATCTCTTTCAGAAGTAAAGGAGATGTGGATGTGAATCAGTTTTCAAGAAAATACTTCAATGGAGGCGGGCACATTAATGCAGCAGGTGGAAAATCTAACGAATCTTTACCGGATACCCTTGTTACTTTCAAAGCAAGAGTAGCGGAGGAGAATTTATAG
- a CDS encoding patatin-like phospholipase family protein, with protein sequence MNLFSFKKKKPIIGLTLSGGGMRGIAHIAVLKALEEYDLKPQIISGTSAGSIVGAFYSFGKTPDEMMDIVKQTTFFSRSYLKLSKNGIFSSNFILKLFTDHFPEDDFSILKIPVYVAATEMTHGIVDFFSEGPLFQPLLASSSVPFILPPVRIEEKIYVDGGVLDNLPIEPIIDKCDFLIASHVNSISYDELKKMSLMKEFDRILHLAIAKSVYSKAKSCDIFLDPPKMTKFSLFNKKFMDEMFTQVYEYTCEELESKGYTRI encoded by the coding sequence ATGAATCTATTCTCCTTCAAAAAAAAGAAACCCATTATAGGTCTGACACTTTCCGGCGGCGGAATGCGGGGAATTGCTCATATCGCTGTTTTAAAAGCATTGGAAGAATATGATTTAAAGCCACAGATCATTTCCGGAACAAGTGCCGGTTCTATTGTTGGGGCATTTTATTCATTTGGAAAAACTCCGGATGAAATGATGGACATCGTAAAACAAACAACATTCTTCTCAAGGTCCTATCTAAAGCTCTCCAAAAATGGTATTTTCAGTTCAAATTTCATTTTAAAATTGTTTACAGATCATTTTCCTGAAGATGATTTTAGCATTCTTAAAATACCAGTGTATGTTGCAGCTACAGAAATGACTCATGGAATTGTTGATTTCTTTTCAGAAGGTCCGCTTTTCCAACCTCTCCTAGCTTCCTCAAGCGTTCCTTTTATCTTACCTCCTGTAAGAATAGAAGAAAAAATTTATGTAGATGGCGGCGTCCTTGATAACCTCCCTATTGAGCCTATCATTGATAAATGTGATTTTTTAATAGCTTCTCATGTGAACTCGATTAGCTATGACGAATTAAAAAAAATGAGCTTAATGAAAGAGTTTGACAGGATTCTGCATTTAGCGATTGCCAAATCGGTATATTCCAAAGCAAAGTCCTGCGACATTTTTTTGGACCCACCCAAAATGACAAAGTTCAGTCTTTTCAATAAAAAGTTTATGGATGAAATGTTCACACAGGTTTATGAATACACCTGTGAAGAATTAGAATCCAAAGGCTACACAAGAATATAA
- a CDS encoding phospholipase D-like domain-containing protein has protein sequence MGTYFNGANCDIYIGTGAGKKLLDDISTARKTVKIISPYLSPFLIKELIYLHSKGINIHLITTDTIEDFYGSYDKNIHKLIKQHQIKDNEAEKIRNKWIDLTKILLYSIITLAVTLILTAYFYRSAKLLYGIIPIILLFLLKHLYQNKIENHRIFNYKYSQLFPFKVFVSPQNANTYKNTFIHGKVYIIDDEIVYMGSLNFTGSGTKENYETRIRTTDNKAVVKLVEEFNNLFYHSGLPERDIQYWGKELYNEPKN, from the coding sequence ATGGGGACTTATTTTAATGGAGCAAACTGTGATATCTATATTGGCACAGGCGCAGGAAAAAAATTATTAGATGATATTTCTACTGCAAGAAAAACAGTAAAAATTATCTCACCTTATCTATCGCCGTTTCTGATAAAAGAACTAATCTATCTTCATAGCAAAGGAATCAATATTCACTTGATAACTACAGATACAATCGAAGATTTTTATGGTTCTTATGACAAAAACATTCATAAATTAATTAAGCAACACCAAATAAAAGATAATGAAGCTGAAAAAATCAGAAACAAATGGATAGATTTAACTAAAATTCTTTTATATAGTATCATTACATTGGCCGTTACGTTAATACTAACCGCTTACTTTTACAGAAGTGCAAAGCTGTTATATGGCATAATTCCAATTATTTTGTTATTTCTACTCAAACATTTATATCAAAACAAAATTGAAAATCATCGCATTTTTAATTACAAGTATTCACAATTATTTCCATTCAAAGTCTTTGTATCTCCACAAAATGCAAATACATATAAAAATACCTTCATACATGGTAAAGTTTATATAATAGATGATGAAATTGTTTATATGGGTTCTTTAAATTTTACAGGAAGTGGAACCAAAGAAAATTACGAAACAAGAATAAGAACAACAGATAATAAGGCCGTAGTAAAACTTGTAGAAGAATTCAATAATCTATTTTATCATTCCGGCTTACCTGAAAGAGACATACAGTACTGGGGTAAAGAATTATATAATGAGCCTAAAAATTAA
- a CDS encoding alpha/beta fold hydrolase, whose amino-acid sequence MLNFEKKGNGKETLVLLHGFMENLSIWSDMEPHLSKSFSLLKIDLPGHGQSEILADVHTMELMAEEVKKVLEYQKLEKVHLLGHSMGGYTALAFAEKYPDSLKSLTLFFSTYFPDDDEKKKQRIKSYRIIQEAFPNYAKAGVPNLFNPNERDVLEGKIETALEVALSTNNLGALACVKGMVERTDKKHVLENLESKILVLAGKHDNAVKTEATIKNLPDRTNIKSYVLDCGHNGHWEKPSICAEILNTELLHNMPKNLVL is encoded by the coding sequence ATGCTGAACTTTGAAAAAAAAGGAAACGGAAAAGAAACATTGGTTCTGCTTCATGGCTTCATGGAAAACCTTTCCATATGGAGCGACATGGAACCTCATCTTTCAAAAAGCTTTTCCCTTTTAAAAATTGATTTACCAGGCCACGGCCAATCTGAAATACTTGCTGATGTACATACAATGGAGCTTATGGCAGAGGAAGTAAAAAAAGTCCTGGAATACCAAAAACTAGAAAAAGTTCATCTACTGGGACACTCTATGGGTGGATATACCGCTCTGGCTTTTGCCGAAAAATATCCTGACTCATTAAAAAGTCTAACTTTATTTTTCTCAACCTACTTCCCTGATGATGATGAAAAGAAAAAACAGCGGATAAAAAGCTACAGAATAATTCAGGAAGCTTTCCCTAATTATGCCAAAGCAGGAGTTCCTAATCTATTCAATCCAAACGAAAGAGATGTTCTGGAGGGAAAAATAGAAACAGCATTGGAGGTTGCTTTATCTACCAATAATCTCGGCGCTCTAGCCTGTGTAAAAGGAATGGTAGAAAGAACAGACAAAAAACATGTTCTGGAAAACCTGGAGTCTAAAATTCTTGTCTTAGCCGGCAAACATGACAATGCAGTAAAAACTGAAGCAACTATCAAAAATCTTCCGGACAGAACTAATATCAAATCTTATGTTTTAGACTGCGGGCACAACGGGCATTGGGAAAAGCCAAGTATCTGTGCTGAAATCCTTAACACAGAACTTCTTCACAATATGCCGAAAAACTTAGTTTTATAA